Part of the Antedon mediterranea chromosome 6, ecAntMedi1.1, whole genome shotgun sequence genome, tttactatTCACATAAAGACTATATACTATATTAAATCATGGTTACCTCCATGCTTCTATAATGTAAACTTTACGAATTTGTTTTCAAACGGAGAGTGATGTACCGTACTTTTATAAGCCTATTTGAATGATGGCGATATGCTTTGAATTAGGGACCGTCTTATCAATTTGAGAAACTCTCCTTACTCGCTCATTTTGATTACAAATTCAGCCAGGACAGTTTTATattgttcaattattttcaatttatcaGCTAGTACGGTCATCTTTTGATATATTGACATGGATCATGTATTACTAATGAAAGTAACCAGTATTATGTGTATAGTAGAAGCTGTACAACGCAAGAAGAAAGCTTTAAACAGACTGCAAAAGAAACGTAGTGTTTGGGTAAAACCATGGATAGAACGCCGACAATTACACCATGGAGCATATTATGACCTTTTAAAAGAACTGGAGGCAGAGGATATAAAAAGAGACAAATATTTTCCACACATGGACAAATCATCATTCGAtgatattttggaaaaaataactCCCTTAATAAAAAGAGAGGACACACATATGAGAAAAGCAATTTCCCCAGAAGAGAGATTGGCTTTAACGCTTCGTTTTTTAACATCAGGTAAGAATGTCGAATTACTTAGCTTCTTGCTTTCTCTCCGATCTAGCTAGCCTAGAATCCGGTCTATAAAAATAAACCTCATATATCTTGCTTTTACAGTATAGATAgatatgttaagctctgtctaccctatCGCACTAGTTGACaataaaaatgtgtgatgtgcccaaatatggtagcgttatgacattgtgtccatatatgggcacatcacgttttctgttgtcacataaagtttgatagtgtagacagatcgcTTTTCTGGATCTGTAATTTTCTAAACATCAGATCTAAACTGCTAAAATAATCAGTTACAACAACGTATTTTACTTTAAACTGCATgatgttttcatttttagggttttattgtatgttattgtattgttatatgctggttgaaaaattaaaagaaacacaACGGCATAAATACGGATAGATTAGTACAGTATTCGGTGTAATTGCGGGTACAAATATATTTAGCTTTTTTGGTATTTGACTCCAGAAGCGTATTGACCAAACTGTGATGAATAGATTTAAATCCCCCTACCTAGTTTTTAGAATGCATGTGGGTATATTTTTCCAATGCCATCCGatcaacaaaaattatatacCTCCATGTTACAACTCACATAGTCATAGTTTACACGAGCAGACAACGTTGTGCATAGGTTTCGTTATTCAAATTTACATCTGAAGTAGTTTATAAATGTAGACTGTGCACTCAACAAAAAATGCTCATAAAAAGACCCGAttgaaatatcaaaataaatgatttcTTTTGTCTAGGAAACACATATCAAGATATGGAGTGTCTTTATAGAGTTCCACGGAGCACCTTGAGTAAATTGATTCCTGAAACATGCAAAGCCATTTATGATGTGCTGAAAGAGGATTACTTAAAGGTAtagaataacattaatatttatttttattcacatgAACCTGCACTAGTCCGTGtagcacccccccccccccactaaTTATTATAAGCTGTTATTGTGCGAGATATAACCATGGAGCCCTGACTGAGTGATCACTGGTTGGTGCTGTCTGATGTTAAATGTGatatgaaaataaaagtaaaaaatgcTTTGAAGAATCCGCATCCGGATTTTTATATATAAGTTTAcgtttctaaaaaaaatttaaattatgtcaTTACAATGACCAAATACACTATACATGTTTTTATTGCAATTACATAGGTTCCTGAAACAGAAGACGATTGGCTAAAAGTAGCTGAAGGTTTTAAAGAAAAATGGCAGTTTCCCAATTGTATTGGAGCACTAGACGgacaaattatacaaataaaccCACGGCCTGGATGGGTATCaatgtataaaaacaatttcagTATTATTCAAATGGCATTAGTTGATGCAGACTATAAATTCATATATGTTGATGTCGGCTGTAGAGTGGATGATGGTGGAGTATGGCATGGGTGTTCGTTGAAAAAAGCTCTTGATGACGGTACGATCAATATTCCAGGCCCACAATGCCTTCCTGGAAGGGAGAAACCAATGCCTCATGTAATAGTGGCTGATAAAGTTTTTCCTTTGAAAGAAACTATTATGAAACCTTATCCATCAAGAGGAATAAGTAAGGAAAAGAAATCTTCAACTACCGTCTTTCAAGGGCAAGGAGGACAGCGGAGAATGCTTTTGGAATCCAGACAAATCGATTCCGTGTATTTCAGCAACCATTTAGAGCACACCCTAATAACGTAAGGTCAATGGTTTTAAGTACGTGTGTACTTCACAATTATTTACTCACCAAGCCCAGTTCAAGAAATATATACACATTAAATAATCTCGatgtagaaaatataaaaactggAATAGTGACTGAAGGAAGTTGGCGAAGAGGTCCAACCCCAAATGGAATAGCTCCTTTAGAATCACAATGTGGTAACAGGGCTGGTGGTCCGGCTAAACTTGTACAAAATGAGTTTTGTGACTATTTTAATGGAAATGGTAAAGTTGAATGGCAGTGGAGAGTTGGACTAGAGTAACATTGTAAACATAATGTCACAAACGTacaattttgtatatttctcGCCAAATTATAAAGCGACCCATTTCCAACATGTGGGTCAGATCATGGAGGATACCTCCATAGTCagatactgtaaaataaaatggttgTAAAACagttgtaaattatatttaatcaaattatgtatttaatgAAAGACAACTTCGTGAATTGTGCTTTTTGTTGTTCATTTGTTGGCGTCAGGTAACGGATTGATTCAGACAAAATTTAATTTgctataattatacaatatttaattttagattattttattattattatttaagattaCAGTACAGAATCGGGAGAAGTTAATGTAATTAAGCCAGCAAgaagaaaacaattatacattaaataatttacacaaatgtacagtattataaaatgtattaaacttTTCTTTGGTTTATATAATGGTTTGgtaataatactttaataaGACAATCTACAGAACACTCTgaataaatgttgaataaatgttattcttaGAAGGATACGAATTGATTGATTATTGGTGGTGGTGGTTGGTTAGGTGGTGGCTGATTATCGGTGGTGGTTGGTTAGGTGGTGGCTGATTTATTGGTGGTAGTTGCTAATAAATCTGATGAGAATATTTAAACTGAGAATTGTTTTGTAGCTCTTCGTCCTCATCAGGTATTCTAAATATCACCTCCTTTGTTGAATCGCTTTGCGCTTAAGCCTAGGAGTTGTTATTCTTTTCAACCACATTGTGAATAATTCCCCTGATGCAGATCTTCATCATATTGGCTCCTGTTTCGTTCTTAGATGATGATGTAGTGGCTGTACGCAAAGCTTCTGTTGCAGCTAACATGAAATCGTCATATGGGGTTCCCTTTACctttttattgttgttattaggCGTTAGATGCCTACCCGAAGAAGTGTATTTTCCTATTCCTGTGGAATTCTTGCTAGTTTGAATAGCATcacaatcatcatcaacatcttcATAATCAAAATAATCCGCATATTTATCAGTGATGTAAATTGACTTATTAGGCtcctaaaaattaaataatatgtcATTACACTAAATATAAGCCTAAATTGAAATATGTCATTTACActaactataggcctaggcctaaattataAATGGGCctacattataaatatacatatggCCTACACCCTCAAATCCATTAGCATTACGTTGTTGTAATAGTGCTGGTAAAGCTAGACTGTACCGTAAACATACTACAAAAgaagtttttagtcgcgtgcaacgcgacttaCTATGTCGTTCGGTtgatcggtcggtcggttggtaggtcggtaaacactaacatGTATATGTCCTTGTTACCTAATTACTTCAATGGCAAATGGTCTATGTTCTTTAATAGCAAAGTCAATTTTAGACTGCTTAAATAATTACCAAATTTGAAACGGCAAGCTGCTGCTGCTGAAAAATGTGTGGCAGCACGAAATGCATCCTAAATTCACTGTCACTCTATTATGGGAAAGGCCGGTCCGGGACATTATTCGAGCGCTTTTTTTAACCATGTGAACAAAAAATAAGCGTATCAATACCGGAGTGGTGCAATTTAGAAGTCTATTCCATGAAGTAAATTATTCCATGATTATTCCGAAATGTTTCGCACTTCAACCTACGTGggaacaattaatatttttttaaacattactgATAGTTGcctttacgtaaatttatatatagatacgaTCTATTATGTTCATCCAATTCAATGGTGAACCCATTCAATACACTAATGGGCACAATTTGGGATTGACAGGCGTCCCGGGGGAAGGATCAACTTCTTATAAAATATAACTGAGCAGTCAAGTTTCTTTCACTCAGTCAGTATAGCGGTATAGCCAGTTATATTATGATTATACAGTACCGGAACTAGTTACTCTGAGTTATTATAGttgaaaatgataatttgaaaaaaatatataatttaataaaccgTAATAAAATCAGTGAGATCTGCCATCCTCAACATAATActatctctgtctacactatcaagttATTATAGttgaaaatgataatttgaaaaaaatatataatttaataaaccgTAATAAAATCAGTGAGATCTGCCATCCTCAACATAATActatctctgtctacactatcaaactttatgtactcaattatggtagtgatatgccatcattatgtccatatatgggcacgtcatCACATTTTTgattacataaagtttgatagtgtagacagaccttaagAAAATAGCTATTCGGATTAAATATTGAATGATCATCAAGAAAAACTACAAAAAAgcaattattatgcaaatgcATTTAGACAAAAGCACAGTACTGTAATTAGAAATAGAACTAAGAGGATGTCCcaactgtaaaatgtttaaacaacaAACCTAAAACGATGAATACAATTATCAATCTCGGATCAATAAACTATTGTAAAACGGTCCTTTATTGGAGAACCTTTGCTAAAACCAACCCGTTAATTCATTAATAAAAGAAAAGTTAATTTCTTgttcagtaggcctaaatatctcAATGTAATTCGAGCCAAATTGTTAATGAATAATCTTGCAGTATTACATAATGATCTGTTTAATCATTTGATCGTGCTGGGAAGGAATGACAGGTTTAACACAGTTTGATACTCTATATCAATCATCTATAAAAATGGTAAAGACTGGTGAAAAACTCGACGTGAGCTTATATAGTAACGCAAGGAAATCGACATGAGAAAACCTTCAGAAAAGCgattgattattttattgtaacattgtcattaggcctattacagtatacagttcCACACAATATTCTTAGTAAATTGAGTGTTTAAATTGCAaatccatttatttatttattatttatgaatgacgattttatcatttatgaagAAGCTGTAGTTGCGAGGGAAAAAATGTGGAACGTTTTGGTGGTGGTTGATTTATGTGGTGGATGATTATTGGTGGTGGCTGATTGGTTGGTTGTGGATAATTTGGCTGTGGGCTGATTTGGTGATGGCTGATTGGTTGATTTGGTTGTAGGCTGATTTGGTGGTGGCTGATTGATTGGTGGTGGCTAATTTGGTTGTAGGCTGATTTGGTGGTGTCTGATTGTGGTGCTGGCTGATTTGGTGGTAGATGATTTTTGGCGGTGGATGATTATTGGTGGTGGTTGATTTGGTGGTGGCTGATTATTGGTAGTGGCTGATTTATTGGTGGTGGTGGCTGATTTATTGGTGGTGGTGGCTGATTTGTTGTTGGTGGTGGATGATTATAAATATGAGGGGAATAGTTAAACTGAGAATTGCTTTGTTGCTCTTCGTCCTCATCAAGTATTCTAAATATCACCTCCTGCATTTGCTGAATCGCTTTGCGCTTAAGCCTAGGAGTTTTTATCTTTTTCAACCACATTGCAAATAGTTTCCCCTGTTGCAGATCTTCATCATCGGCTCCTGTTTCATTCTTATTCGATGATGATGTAGTAGCTGTACGCAAAGCTTCTGTTGCAGCTAACATGAAATCCTCATGTGGGGTTCTCTCATTAATTGTCTTTaactttttattgtttttaggtGTTAGATGCTTAGCCGCAGGGTATTTTCTTGTTCCTGTAGAATCCTTGCTAGTTTGAAGAGCATCACAATCATCACCAACATCTTCATAATCAAAATAATCTGCATATTCATCAGTGATGTAAATTGACACATTAGGttcctgaaaaataaaacagatGACACCAACAATATGTTAccaaaatatacataatttattgCAAAACAGATAGGTTGAAGGTTTAGGAAAAATGAAATTTCCCCAAAAGTCAAATTCTAATACTTGTGAGAAGGAAGAGAGGCGCGTACCCAAATGAAATAGCGCCGTATTACACTTACAGTGACTGTGGTATACAGGAATTCCTAAAACTAGAAAAggattttgtattgtttgtacaTGATTATTTCAATAACAACATAGAGTCAAATGCGTCAATGGCAACTGCTAATAAACATTGTAAACTTacaattttgtatatttcttaCCAAATTTGAAACGGATAGCTGGCTAGCAAAATGTGTGGCAGCAAGAAATGTATCAAGTTGTTCAAAATACATCCAC contains:
- the LOC140051646 gene encoding uncharacterized protein, whose translation is MDHVLLMKVTSIMCIVEAVQRKKKALNRLQKKRSVWVKPWIERRQLHHGAYYDLLKELEAEDIKRDKYFPHMDKSSFDDILEKITPLIKREDTHMRKAISPEERLALTLRFLTSGNTYQDMECLYRVPRSTLSKLIPETCKAIYDVLKEDYLKVPETEDDWLKVAEGFKEKWQFPNCIGALDGQIIQINPRPGWVSMYKNNFSIIQMALVDADYKFIYVDVGCRVDDGGVWHGCSLKKALDDGTINIPGPQCLPGREKPMPHVIVADKVFPLKETIMKPYPSRGISKEKKSSTTVFQGQGGQRRMLLESRQIDSVYFSNHLEHTLIT
- the LOC140052078 gene encoding uncharacterized protein gives rise to the protein MYFEQLDTFLAATHFASQLSVSNLEPNVSIYITDEYADYFDYEDVGDDCDALQTSKDSTGTRKYPAAKHLTPKNNKKLKTINERTPHEDFMLAATEALRTATTSSSNKNETGADDEDLQQGKLFAMWLKKIKTPRLKRKAIQQMQEVIFRILDEDEEQQSNSQFNYSPHIYNHPPPTTNQPPPPINQPPPPINQPLPIISHHQINHHQ